In Luteitalea sp. TBR-22, one genomic interval encodes:
- a CDS encoding acyltransferase, whose translation MPSLRVRHRLHGIFVRREGRFEQIDGLRAIAILWVFASHVLFLLSEFLQPSAIAELVSRPGLQWMWHGHFGVDIFFVISGFLIGNLLITEVERTRALDLRRFYVRRLLRLFPVYLVVIAFVAVFGLLTGDPKVPLRYVWTNLLYVNNFVTVFSQFMSWTWSLAIEEQFYLLCPLFVLALSRTTRSPLAVVCWCVLAGYVLNLVIGHVWAAPIHYVIHPALNPPEFARYFDLLYDKLHTRYACLLMGVGVAYLLRHERALAWLGKPVHGHATLVLALLLLVGTPLWIDHGSWDRPSGTAFMSTYRYTFSLGVALLLALTFTPHAVGRWLVRALSARPWYPIAQVSYSTYLIHPVVLFMVIRAQYGGGSVTALDILRYGITGAIVTFAIASALFVFIEKPLLDRRPG comes from the coding sequence ATGCCGTCGCTACGAGTGCGTCACCGTCTCCACGGGATCTTCGTGAGACGAGAGGGCCGGTTCGAGCAGATCGACGGACTGCGGGCCATCGCCATCCTGTGGGTCTTCGCCTCCCACGTGCTCTTCCTCCTCAGCGAGTTCCTCCAGCCATCGGCGATCGCGGAGCTCGTCAGCAGGCCCGGGCTGCAGTGGATGTGGCACGGACACTTCGGCGTCGACATCTTCTTCGTGATCAGCGGCTTCCTGATCGGCAACCTGCTCATCACCGAGGTGGAGCGGACCCGGGCGCTCGACCTGCGTCGCTTCTACGTCCGACGGCTCCTGCGGCTCTTCCCCGTGTATCTCGTGGTGATCGCGTTCGTCGCGGTGTTCGGGTTGCTGACCGGCGACCCGAAGGTGCCCCTGCGATACGTCTGGACGAACCTGCTGTACGTGAACAACTTCGTCACCGTCTTCTCGCAGTTCATGAGCTGGACGTGGTCACTCGCGATCGAGGAGCAGTTCTACCTGCTCTGTCCGCTGTTCGTGTTGGCGTTGTCACGCACCACGCGTTCTCCCCTGGCCGTGGTGTGCTGGTGCGTCCTTGCCGGTTACGTCCTGAACCTGGTGATCGGCCACGTGTGGGCCGCACCGATCCACTACGTGATCCACCCGGCGCTGAACCCGCCCGAGTTCGCCCGCTATTTCGACCTGCTGTACGACAAGCTGCACACGCGGTATGCGTGCCTGCTGATGGGCGTGGGCGTGGCGTACCTGCTGCGGCACGAACGCGCCCTCGCCTGGCTCGGCAAGCCCGTGCACGGGCATGCCACGCTGGTCCTCGCCCTCCTGCTGCTCGTCGGCACGCCACTCTGGATCGACCACGGCTCGTGGGATCGGCCCTCGGGCACGGCGTTCATGTCGACGTACCGCTATACGTTCTCGCTGGGCGTCGCGCTGCTGCTGGCGCTCACCTTCACGCCTCACGCGGTCGGCCGCTGGCTCGTCCGGGCGCTCTCCGCGCGGCCCTGGTACCCGATCGCCCAGGTGTCGTACTCGACCTACCTCATTCACCCGGTCGTCCTGTTCATGGTGATTCGCGCCCAGTACGGGGGCGGCAGTGTCACGGCGCTCGACATCCTGCGCTACGGCATCACGGGCGCGATCGTCACGTTCGCGATCGCGTCGGCGTTGTTCGTGTTCATCGAGAAGCCGCTACTGGATCGCCGGCCGGGCTGA
- a CDS encoding YbaN family protein has protein sequence MKVSDPTAASTRATSPTESPATRFRWVVAAAGVTCVGLGLVGAFVPGLPTTVFVLSGSCLLARSSPTLERRLRSNRRLSPYLKYADPTTPMPRRAKVAALVSMWTSIGLSALALKMGHVNDLVTTAVLLAGVVGTGAIVLFRRDAGRRAGRLRSAAPTYSR, from the coding sequence GTGAAGGTATCGGACCCAACGGCAGCATCGACACGGGCGACGTCCCCGACCGAGTCTCCCGCCACGCGCTTCCGGTGGGTGGTGGCGGCCGCCGGGGTGACGTGTGTCGGACTCGGCCTCGTGGGCGCCTTCGTGCCCGGGCTTCCCACCACCGTGTTCGTGTTGAGCGGTTCCTGCCTGCTGGCACGCAGCTCGCCCACACTGGAGCGGCGACTGCGATCGAACCGGCGGTTGTCTCCCTACCTGAAGTACGCCGACCCCACCACGCCGATGCCGCGCCGCGCGAAAGTGGCGGCGCTCGTGAGCATGTGGACCTCGATCGGCCTGTCGGCCCTCGCGCTGAAGATGGGGCACGTGAACGACCTGGTCACCACTGCGGTGCTGCTGGCAGGGGTCGTCGGAACCGGCGCGATCGTCCTGTTCCGCCGCGACGCCGGACGCCGTGCCGGCCGACTGCGGTCCGCCGCACCGACGTACTCGCGCTGA
- a CDS encoding helix-turn-helix domain-containing protein, with protein MAHKDHVIGSGNVFEDLGRPRPAEALAKAELARKIAELIAEQRLTQAAAAELLDIDQPKVSALVRGRLAGFSLDRLVRFLVLLGRDVEIVVKPRTRAAGQGRVLVA; from the coding sequence ATGGCGCACAAGGACCACGTGATCGGGAGCGGCAACGTGTTCGAGGATCTCGGGCGCCCGAGGCCGGCGGAGGCGCTCGCCAAGGCGGAACTCGCTCGCAAGATTGCGGAACTGATCGCCGAGCAACGATTGACGCAGGCGGCCGCGGCCGAGTTGCTGGACATCGATCAACCGAAGGTCTCGGCCCTCGTGCGAGGTCGGCTCGCCGGGTTCTCGCTCGACCGCCTCGTGCGTTTTCTCGTGCTGCTCGGCCGCGATGTGGAGATCGTCGTCAAGCCCCGCACCCGTGCCGCAGGGCAGGGACGCGTTCTGGTGGCATGA
- a CDS encoding type II toxin-antitoxin system RelE/ParE family toxin, translated as MPPPLKPVIWLGDSLRELKTFPAAVQDEMGFAIYLAQCRQKHVSAKPLKGLGAGVLEVVSDHRAGTFRAVYTVRFADRVYVLHAFQKKSETGVATPKADIDLIAQRLKQAAALNAQKG; from the coding sequence ATGCCTCCGCCGCTGAAGCCTGTGATCTGGCTCGGAGATTCTCTCCGCGAGCTGAAGACGTTCCCAGCGGCGGTGCAGGACGAGATGGGCTTCGCGATCTACCTGGCGCAGTGTCGGCAGAAGCACGTGTCGGCCAAGCCGTTGAAGGGCCTGGGCGCTGGCGTGCTGGAGGTCGTCTCCGATCATCGGGCGGGGACGTTCCGGGCCGTGTACACGGTCCGGTTCGCCGATCGTGTGTACGTGCTGCACGCGTTTCAGAAGAAGTCCGAGACGGGCGTGGCGACACCGAAGGCAGACATCGACCTGATCGCGCAGCGACTGAAGCAGGCGGCTGCGCTGAACGCGCAGAAGGGATAA
- a CDS encoding sulfatase-like hydrolase/transferase, with product MTWQTRLLFACACWSVGGGVSPAQEAGRGALPNVVLIITDDMGSADLSSYGATDIRTPRIDSLARDGVRMTAFYANAPVCTPTRAGLISGRYQQRYGLEEPMPSAGRPGGDVGLPGSPYSLPNLLAQRGYVTALVGKWHLGYRAEFSPRAHGFGSFFGLKSGYHDFYAHTGGDGKPDLWEDDRPVVMEGYTTDLITDRAVRFLEDHASRRFFLEIAYNAPHWPYQPPGRPSVAIDNARHVRPWDEATGTRADYVAMVEQVDRGVGRVLDTLERLRLAPDTIVIFTNDNGGEWLADNRPFFNRKSSVWEGGIRVPALIRWPGRIPAGTVSPQVGITMDLSATIVAATGGAAPAEARYEGLDLLPMLRGTVAPVTRTLFWRTAVGGRSQVAVRSGDWKLMLDGNNAFVFDVRADPGERQDLTRQRQDVARRLRALVAAWEADVDAEWKASGVNPRGAAGAVVH from the coding sequence ATGACCTGGCAAACGAGGCTGCTGTTCGCGTGTGCGTGCTGGAGCGTCGGCGGGGGCGTGTCGCCGGCCCAGGAGGCAGGAAGAGGGGCGCTGCCCAACGTGGTGCTCATCATCACCGACGACATGGGGAGCGCCGATCTCTCGAGTTACGGCGCCACCGACATCCGCACGCCGCGCATCGACAGCCTGGCGCGCGACGGGGTCCGGATGACGGCGTTCTACGCCAATGCGCCGGTGTGCACGCCGACGCGGGCGGGCCTCATCTCGGGCCGGTACCAGCAACGCTACGGGCTCGAGGAGCCGATGCCATCGGCGGGGCGCCCGGGTGGTGACGTCGGGCTGCCCGGCAGTCCGTACTCCTTGCCGAACCTGCTGGCGCAGCGCGGATACGTGACCGCGCTGGTGGGGAAGTGGCACCTCGGGTATCGCGCGGAGTTCAGCCCACGCGCGCACGGGTTCGGCTCGTTCTTCGGGCTCAAGAGCGGGTATCACGACTTCTACGCGCACACGGGAGGCGATGGGAAGCCGGATCTCTGGGAGGACGACCGCCCCGTCGTGATGGAGGGCTACACCACCGACCTGATCACCGATCGCGCGGTGCGGTTCCTCGAGGATCACGCGTCGCGCCGGTTCTTCCTCGAGATTGCGTACAACGCGCCGCACTGGCCGTACCAGCCGCCCGGCAGGCCGTCGGTGGCGATCGACAACGCGCGGCACGTGCGTCCGTGGGACGAGGCCACCGGCACGCGGGCCGACTACGTGGCGATGGTGGAGCAGGTGGACCGCGGTGTCGGCCGTGTGCTGGACACCCTCGAACGCCTGAGGCTCGCGCCGGACACGATCGTCATCTTCACCAACGACAACGGCGGCGAGTGGCTTGCCGACAACCGCCCGTTCTTCAACCGCAAGTCGTCGGTGTGGGAGGGAGGGATTCGCGTGCCGGCCCTGATCCGGTGGCCCGGACGGATTCCGGCAGGCACGGTGTCGCCGCAGGTGGGGATCACCATGGACCTCAGCGCGACCATCGTGGCGGCCACCGGCGGCGCCGCGCCGGCCGAGGCGCGATACGAGGGCCTCGACCTGTTGCCGATGCTCCGGGGCACGGTGGCCCCGGTGACGCGGACGCTCTTCTGGCGCACCGCCGTGGGTGGGCGGTCGCAGGTGGCGGTCCGGAGCGGCGACTGGAAGTTGATGCTCGACGGCAACAACGCGTTCGTGTTCGACGTGCGGGCCGACCCGGGGGAGCGTCAGGACCTCACGCGTCAGCGCCAGGACGTGGCCCGGCGGCTGCGGGCGCTGGTGGCGGCGTGGGAGGCCGACGTGGACGCGGAGTGGAAGGCCAGCGGCGTCAACCCGCGCGGGGCAGCGGGGGCGGTGGTACACTGA
- a CDS encoding carboxylesterase, which translates to MPQPHLATRILVGASRFTGRWVVRALLLAAGLLLAVTAGFAAYAVLMLPDVEPWHTTRLRGEFTEFDAPGMDFAGYQAREARLFEEMAEAVAAMPRDAAYFAGSRYDPNGLGRRLAGGQPYNRTTRRTPAGPLKGAALLIHGLSDGPYSMQNLGDVLLAQGFEVTILRLPGHGTLPSAMVHMEYDDWVAAMTIAARDISSRLPKDLPFYLAGYSTGGSLAMTYALDRITPGADPSLRTPTRVLLFSAAIELTPAAALTPILDLFARLPVQAFEKVNWQSIGPEYDPYKFVSFPVNASRQVYKATRKLQRQLLEAEQAGRLGQLPSVVAFQSAVDSTTGANGVSTTVFGRLKGAQHRLVLFDVNRHAKYDIVRQPSPGTLVTSVVDGYANGTRQHTLLLVTNRSRETEEVEVREYAPGRRDPVVTTPGLSWPLHLVSVGHVSVPFPPKDPLYGYEEGSGANGIPSIGSWRVRGEEGAIVLPLGALGRIRANPFWLVLQQQVEMLAAADTTH; encoded by the coding sequence ATGCCCCAGCCCCACCTCGCCACGCGCATCCTCGTCGGAGCTTCCCGATTCACCGGTCGATGGGTCGTCCGCGCGCTGCTGCTCGCCGCGGGACTGCTCCTCGCGGTCACCGCCGGCTTCGCCGCCTACGCGGTGCTGATGCTGCCCGACGTGGAGCCCTGGCACACCACACGGCTGCGCGGCGAGTTCACCGAGTTCGACGCGCCGGGCATGGACTTTGCCGGCTACCAGGCCAGGGAAGCGAGGCTCTTCGAGGAAATGGCGGAGGCCGTCGCCGCGATGCCGAGGGACGCGGCCTACTTCGCCGGCAGCCGCTACGACCCCAACGGCCTCGGCCGCCGGCTCGCCGGCGGCCAGCCGTACAACCGCACCACGCGTCGCACGCCGGCCGGCCCGCTCAAGGGCGCCGCACTCCTCATACACGGCCTGTCCGACGGCCCCTACTCGATGCAGAACCTCGGCGACGTACTGCTCGCCCAGGGCTTCGAGGTGACCATCCTGCGCCTGCCCGGCCACGGCACGCTGCCGAGCGCGATGGTGCACATGGAATACGACGACTGGGTCGCCGCGATGACCATCGCCGCGCGCGACATCAGCAGCCGCCTGCCGAAGGATCTGCCCTTCTACCTGGCGGGCTACTCCACCGGCGGCTCGCTGGCGATGACCTACGCGCTCGACCGCATCACGCCCGGCGCCGATCCGTCGCTACGCACGCCGACCCGCGTGCTGCTCTTCTCGGCCGCCATCGAGCTGACGCCCGCCGCCGCACTGACGCCAATCCTCGACCTGTTCGCGCGCCTGCCCGTGCAGGCCTTCGAGAAGGTGAACTGGCAGTCGATCGGCCCCGAGTACGACCCGTACAAGTTCGTGTCCTTCCCGGTCAACGCGTCGCGCCAGGTCTACAAGGCCACGCGCAAGCTGCAGCGCCAGCTGCTCGAGGCCGAGCAGGCGGGGCGCCTCGGCCAACTGCCGTCGGTGGTCGCCTTCCAGTCGGCCGTCGACTCCACCACCGGCGCGAACGGCGTGTCGACGACCGTGTTCGGGCGATTGAAGGGCGCGCAGCATCGCCTGGTGCTGTTCGACGTCAATCGCCACGCCAAGTACGACATCGTCCGCCAGCCTTCGCCGGGCACGCTCGTGACGTCGGTGGTGGACGGCTACGCCAACGGCACGCGCCAGCACACGCTGCTCCTCGTGACCAATCGCTCGCGCGAGACCGAGGAGGTCGAAGTCCGCGAGTACGCTCCCGGACGCCGCGATCCCGTCGTCACGACGCCCGGCCTGAGCTGGCCCCTGCACCTCGTGTCGGTGGGCCACGTGTCGGTGCCCTTCCCGCCGAAGGACCCGCTGTACGGCTATGAGGAAGGGTCCGGCGCCAACGGCATCCCGTCGATCGGCAGCTGGCGCGTGCGCGGCGAGGAGGGCGCGATCGTGCTGCCACTCGGCGCGCTGGGTCGCATCCGCGCCAACCCGTTCTGGCTGGTGCTGCAGCAGCAGGTGGAGATGCTGGCGGCGGCCGACACGACCCACTGA
- a CDS encoding acyloxyacyl hydrolase — translation MSIAVIVTAMTMGGLVPSAAGEESDRPTGDAFRKGNSEFGLLLGAGAAMDVWGGLPDSEFIAFGVRLSHVLTDPVAPGILRGNFVISAELSPLYLFHDAASTRYAGSAALVFRHYFSPGSTVRPFLSAGAGVVYSSGRIPRDISNINFTPQGGGGIAVSIHSRGVFSVEYRIHHMSDGVLTEYNPGANSNALVAALTWIH, via the coding sequence TTGTCGATCGCGGTCATCGTCACGGCCATGACGATGGGGGGGCTGGTGCCCTCGGCCGCCGGGGAGGAGTCGGATCGGCCGACCGGCGACGCCTTCCGCAAGGGCAACAGCGAGTTCGGACTGCTGCTCGGCGCCGGCGCCGCGATGGACGTCTGGGGTGGCCTTCCCGACAGCGAGTTCATCGCGTTCGGCGTTCGCCTGAGCCATGTCCTGACCGATCCGGTGGCGCCGGGCATCCTGCGCGGCAACTTCGTCATCTCCGCCGAACTGAGTCCCCTGTACCTGTTCCACGATGCCGCCAGCACCCGCTATGCAGGGTCGGCGGCGCTCGTGTTCCGCCACTACTTCTCGCCTGGATCGACGGTGCGGCCCTTCCTGTCGGCGGGCGCCGGGGTCGTGTACTCGAGCGGGCGGATCCCGCGCGACATCTCCAACATCAACTTCACCCCGCAGGGCGGGGGCGGCATCGCGGTGTCGATTCACAGCCGCGGTGTCTTCTCGGTCGAGTACCGCATCCACCACATGTCCGACGGCGTGCTGACCGAGTACAACCCGGGCGCGAATTCCAACGCGCTGGTTGCCGCGCTGACCTGGATCCACTGA